The DNA window CGCCCGTCTCGGCAGGTGTGCACTGGGAGTCGAGCGGTGAAGCCGATTTCACCGTAGAGGATTGCGAACACGCGCCGCGCGGCACCACTGTTGTGCTGCATCTGCGTGAGGAAGACAAAGAGTTTGCCGATGACTGGCGACTGCGCAATATCATCAAAAAGTACTCTGACCACATCAGTATTCCGGTGGAAATGCAAAAGGCGCCGTCTTACTCAGAAGATGAGGATGACAAGAAGCAAGACGAAGCGCCTGAATTTGAAGCGGTCAATTCCGCTACCGCCCTGTGGACTCGCAGTCGCGGCGAAGTCAGTGACGAGGAATACATCAGCTTCTACAAGCACATTAGCCACGACTTTAGCGAGCCGCTGCATTGGAGCCATAACAAAGTGGAAGGCAAGCTGGAGTACACCAGCCTGCTGTATCTGCCGGGCAAGGCGCCGATGGATCTGTGGCACCGGGACGCGGCGCGCGGTTTGAAGCTCTACGTGAACCGTACCTTCATTATGGATGATGCAGAACAGTTCCTGCCCCTGTACTTGCGCTTTGTAAAAGGGGTAGTGGATTCCAATGATCTGTCACTGAACGTTTCCCGGGAAATTCTCCAGCAGGACCCCACTGTCGATGCCATTAAAAATGCGCTGACCAAGCGCGTGCTGGATATGCTGGAGAAGTTGGCCAAGAAGGACAGCGAGAAGTATCAAACCTTCTGGAAAGAGTTTGGTCCGGTGATGAAAGAGGGACCGGCGGAGGACTTCAGCAACAAGGAAAAAATTGCCAAACTGCTGCGCTTTGCGACCAGCCTGGATGGCAAAGCCGAGCAAACCCACTCACTGGAAGACTATGTTGGCCGAATGAAAGAAGGCCAGCAGAAGATTTACTACGTGGTCGGTGAAAACCATAAGACGGCCGCTAACAGCCCGCACCTAGAAGTGTTTCGTAAAAAGGGCATTGAGGTGTTGTTGTTGTCTGACCGAATCGACGACTGGCTGATGAATCACCTGTCAGAATTCGATGGCAAAGCCCTGCAGGATGTCGGCCGCGGTCAACTGGATCTCGGTGAGTTGGAGGGTGAGGAAGAGAAGAAGGCCAAAGAGACCCTGGCCGAGAAGCACAAAGACCTGGTAGAGCGGGTGACGGAAGTATTGAAAGACCGGGTAGAGGAAGTTCGCGTTACCTCCCGTCTCACCGATTCGCCTGCCTGTCTGGTGGTGGCAGAGCATGATATGGGGGCGCAGATGCGCCGCATTCTCGAGGCGGCTGGCCAGGCCTTGCCGGACAGCAAACCGATCTTTGAACTCAACCCCGAGCATCCA is part of the Spongiibacter taiwanensis genome and encodes:
- the htpG gene encoding molecular chaperone HtpG, whose protein sequence is MSTAEKETLGFQTEAKQMLQLMIHSMYSNKEIFLRELVSNASDAADKLRFEALADDSLFENDPNLRVRVTANKDAGTVTISDNGIGMSREEVIANLGTIARSGTAEFLKNLSGDKKKDSQLIGQFGVGFYSAFIVAERVEVFTRRAGAPVSAGVHWESSGEADFTVEDCEHAPRGTTVVLHLREEDKEFADDWRLRNIIKKYSDHISIPVEMQKAPSYSEDEDDKKQDEAPEFEAVNSATALWTRSRGEVSDEEYISFYKHISHDFSEPLHWSHNKVEGKLEYTSLLYLPGKAPMDLWHRDAARGLKLYVNRTFIMDDAEQFLPLYLRFVKGVVDSNDLSLNVSREILQQDPTVDAIKNALTKRVLDMLEKLAKKDSEKYQTFWKEFGPVMKEGPAEDFSNKEKIAKLLRFATSLDGKAEQTHSLEDYVGRMKEGQQKIYYVVGENHKTAANSPHLEVFRKKGIEVLLLSDRIDDWLMNHLSEFDGKALQDVGRGQLDLGELEGEEEKKAKETLAEKHKDLVERVTEVLKDRVEEVRVTSRLTDSPACLVVAEHDMGAQMRRILEAAGQALPDSKPIFELNPEHPLVQKLDAEQVEDRFADLADILFNQAYLAEGAQLEDPASYVHKLNKLLLELSR